The Bdellovibrio sp. ZAP7 DNA segment ATGGAGTTAAACGCTTCTTTCTGGACATTGATTAAGACAAAAATGAAAAGTCGTAATGATAACAATAAGTTATTAGATACGTGGCTAGACCCTATTGAATATATCAGTACTGGGGGCTCTTTTGAGCGTCCCAAATTGATACTTGGAGTACCCAACGCCCTCCACCAATATTTTGTGATCGAGAACCTTCAGGATAAGATTTACACTGAGATTTCGGATACTTACAAGAGACCTTTCGAAGTTGAGTTTAATGTTACGGGCGCCAAAGTGAATACTCATATTGAAACTGTGAACACCGTGGAGGAGACTCCTTCTCACCAAGGTTCAGAGGTTCTTCAGGCACAACTTTCACGTGCTCAGGCTATTCAGACTACTCAACCTAGGTCCAGCGATACGTTAAATGTGGATTTGACCTTTTCGACCTTCGTCGTGGGTAAAAATTCTGAATTCGCTCATGCAGCTTGTTTCAACGTAGCCAGGAATCCTGGAGCGGACGATTACAATCCTCTCTATATATATGGACCCGTTGGGATGGGTAAAACCCATCTTTTACACGCAGCTGGAAATCACATTCGTGAACAATTTCCGCAACTTAGAATCACTTACTTATCGGCTGAACGCTTTATGAATGAGTGCATTTCGGCGATTCGTCGTCACGAAATGGATAAGTTCCGCCAAAAATACCGCGAAAACTCCGACATCCTATTAGTGGATGATGTGCAGTTCATCGCGCGTGGTGAGGCTGTTCAAGAAGAGTTCTTCCACACAGTGAATAGCTTCATCGACACTCGTAAGCAGGTTATCCTGGCCAGTGATCGTATGCCGAAGGATATCCACGGACTTGAAGATCGCAGTCGTACCCGTCTTGAACGTGGTTTGATCGCAGACATCACCATGCCTGATTTGGAAACTCGTATCGCGATCCTTAGATATAAAGCTGAAAAGTTTAATATGCGACTGCCTGAAGATGTTGTTCATCACATCGCACGCATCTCTAAACGGTCCATCAGAGAGCTGGAAGGCAACCTTAAGAAGGTGAAGATGTTCTCTGAGCTTCAAGGTCTGCCGATTGATGGCGAGCTTGTGAAGCGCATCCTTTCACACCATGAAACTCAATCCACTATCTCTGTTGAAGAGATTATGAAAATGACAGCGGATCACTTTAAAGTACGTGTTTTGGATCTAAAATCCTCCACGCGCGCCAAGCCAATTGTCGTTCCACGTCAAATCTCGATGTATTTGATTAAGAAGTTTTTGGACAAATCACTCGTGGATATCGGCAAAGCTTTCGGCGGAAAAGATCACACGACGGTGATGAACGCGCTGGATCGAGTGAAATCTCTACAGGCGACGGATCAAGATATCGCAAAAGATATCGAGGATTTAGAGCAGAGAATCCACAATATCACAGGGGTGTGAATGTGGACTGTGGATAGAGTTGTGGAAGGATCTGGGGGAAGAAATGTGGATCTGAGTTACCCCCAAAATTCGCAACTTTCAGCCAAACTTGTACAGAGGCTTTATCCACAATTGTTTTTTAGTGTTTACACGCACTTACAGGATTTGTTAGGTTTTCCACGCCCCTACTACTACTACTAGTTATTTATATTAATAGTAATAGATAATAAGAAGGGTGTTTTAAGAGGAATTAGTTATGAAGATCGAAATTGATAAAAGAGATCTATTAAGCCTTATCGGTAAAACTCAAAACATCGTTGAGAAGCGCAATACAATGCCCATTCTCATCAACGTACTTCTTGAAGCAGATCAAAATTTACTGAAAGTATTCGCAACAGATTTGGAAGTAAGTCTTACAGACCAAATCAAAGCGCAAGTTCATCAACCAGGTAAAGTAGCGGTATCTGCAAAAAGTCTTTTCGAAATCGCGAAAGAACTTTCTGAAGGCCCAATCACTTTAATCAAAAAAGAAAATAACTGGTTGGAGATCAAACAAGGGAAATACACATCTAAGATTGTTGGTATCTCTGCTGAAGAATATCCGATCTTCCCTACTTACAACTCTCAAGCCTTCATCAAAATTGCAGCGCAAGTTTTGAAAGAGATGATTGATAAAACAATTTACTCAGTATCGAACGATGAAACTCGTTATCACTTGAACGGTGTATTCTTTGAATTGAATCCACAAGCCGGTTTCAAAATGGTAGCGACAGATGGTCATCGTATGAGTTTGGTTTCGAAAGAATCCTCAGACGTAAAAGTTTCTGCAACTCAAGGTGTGATCATTCCTCGTAAAGGTCTTCATGAAATCAAAAAGATTTTGGAAGGCATCGATGGGTCTGTGGAAATAGCTGTGGAAGGCTCCCAATTCGTATTAAAACATTCATCAACAATCTTGATGATTCGTTTGATCGAAGGAAAGTACCCGAATTATCAACAGTTTATTCCACAGAAGCTGACGCAAAAAGTGATGATCAACAAGGAAGCTTTCCTGACTTCACTAAAACGCGTTTCACTTTTGGCGAATCAAAAATCAAAAGCAGTATTGTTGAATCTTTCAAACGGCCGTATGGAAATTTCTTCGAACAATCCAGAGTTGGGTGACGCGAAAGAGGAAATCGAAGTTGAATACGCTGGTGGCGATATTAAAATCGGTTTCAATGCAAAATACATCACTGACATTTTGACTAGCATGAACCACGACAAGATCGATTTCGAATTGAACGATCACTTGTCACCTGGTTTGATGAGACCTCATAACGACACTTCTTACACTTGTGTTGTTATGCCTATGAGAATCTAATGATCTTTGAACGACTACGTCTTGTAAATTTTCGTAACTACCGAGACGTAGTATTAAAGTTTTCCCCTCGCGTGAATGTCTTCGTTGGAGACAACGGTCAGGGGAAAACAAATCTCCTTGAAGCAATGTACATGATCTCTCAAGGTGATTCCTTTCGCTACTCAGATAACTCTACGATGATTAACTCGAATAATCAGGAAGCGCTTATTCAAGCACTGATTACTCAAAACGATCTTCACTACAAATTGAAATTGGGATTATCGAAAAGTCGCAAAGTGCTTACGTTGAATGAAAAACGTGTGAGCTCGGCAGACGTTCGCAAAATTTTCGCTAGTGTTGTGTTCAGTCCGGAAAGTTTAGCAGCAATCAAAGAAGGTGCTGATCACCGCCGCGAACTGGTTGATGATTTGCTCGTGACGTTTGATCGCAAGAACACGGATTTGATCTCGGATTATCGTAAAGCACTGAAAACTCGCAACAAGATGCTTAAGAACTTTATTGAGGGTGAGGCTGACCGTGGGCTTACTCAGAACCTTTTAGAGTCCCTACACCCCCAATTCGTGCGTTTAGCGACGGATTTAACTCATGCGCGCATCACCGCACTAGCGGGTTTGGCGAAAGATTTTAATAATGCCATGCAATACATTTCTGGCACTTCTGCTGTGGATATCTCAGTGGAATACCTGATTTCAGACGAGAACGCTGTGAGTTTCACTCGTGAACAAGTCCAAATGTCTCTCGAAAAACGTCTCGGAGAATTGCATGATGCGGAGCTCTCATCTGGAACTAGTTTGGTAGGGCCACACAAACATGACATCGTCTTCCTATATGGTGGAAAAGACTCAAGATTTTTTTGTAGCCAAGGGCAGCAAAGAGCGATCATTCTTTCTTTCAAAATGGCTCAAATTGTGTATCATAGGAAGGCTCACGGAACCTATCCCGTGCTGATGTTGGACGATGTCTTATCCGAGCTCGATAAAACTAAAAGAGATGCGCTGATTACGTTCTTACACGAGATCAACACTCAAATTTTTGTTACGACTACGGACTTCACATTGCCCGACTCCTTCAGTCTGGATCAGCTTTCCGTTGTGCGTATCAAGGATGGACAAATCCTTGATGCATAAACGCGACTTACTCGACAGCGTCGAGTGGTATGCAAAAGCAATGAGGGGTTACAGTGTCTACAGAAGAACAACAGCAACCAGCTTCCTATTCAGCTGATTCAATTCAAGTTCTTGAAGGTCTTGAAGCGGTTCGTAAACGTCCCGGGATGTATATCGGTGATACACAATTCAAGGGTTATCATCACCTTGTGTATGAGATTGTGGATAACTCGGTAGACGAACATCTTGCGGGATATTGCAAAACAATCAAAGTATCTATCAACGCAGATGAGTCCATCACAGTCGAAGATGACGGTCGTGGTATTCCTGTTGCGACTCAAAAACAAACTGGTAAATCAGCTCTTGAGCTAGTTATGACCGTACTTCACGCCGGTGGTAAATTCGATGGCGGTGGATATAAAGTTTCTGGCGGTCTACATGGCGTGGGTGCTTCCGTTGTAAATGCCCTTTCCACTCGCGTAAGCGTTGAAGTTCAACGTGAAGGTCACTTCTGGAGACAAAACTACGAGCGTGGCAAAATCTTAGCGCCAATTGAAAAAGGCGAAGAGACTACAAAAACTGGAACAAAAACAACTTTCAAACCAGATCGTGATATTTTCAAAGACGAAACTTTGACTTACGATTTTGCGACTCTTGCAAATCGTTTCCGTGAACTTGCTTTCCTAAATGCAGGTCTTCATATTTCTTTATCTGACGAACGCACAGGTAAGAAACAAGATTTCCAATACGCTGAAGGTGTTGCGGAATTCGTCAAGTACATGAATCAGTCTAAAAAATCTCTTCATAACGAAGTGGTTTACTTCAAAGGCGAAAAAGACGAAGTCGAAGTTGAGATCGCAATGCAGTGGAATGATTCATATTCAGAATCTATTTTCACATATTGCAATAACATCAACACACATGAAGGTGGTACTCACCTTGTTGGTTTCCGTGCAGCGCTAACTCGTACAACGAATGCATATGCGACTGAAAAAAATCTTTTAAAAGATCTAAAAACAAATCTTGAGGGTGAAGACATCCGTGAAGGTTTGGCAGCAGTTATCTCTGTAAAAGTTCGCGAACCGCAATTCGAAGGACAAACAAAAACTAAACTTGGTAATGCCGAAGTAAAAGGTATCGTCGAGTCTTTGGTGAATGAGAAACTTGCTGACTGGATGGATCGCAATCCGTCCGTTTCTAAAAACGTTATCATGAAATGCGTGGAATCAGCGCGTGCTCGTGAGGCGGCTCGTAAAGCTCGTGATTTGACTCGTCGTAAGACAGCGTTGGATGGTGGTTCATTGCCAGGTAAAATGGCGGACTGCCAGGAACGTGATCCAGCTCTTTGCGAACTGTACCTGGTGGAAGGGGACTCCGCGGGAGGCTCCGCGAAGCAAGGTCGCGATCGTCGTACACAAGCGATTTTGCCGTTAAAAGGTAAAATCCTAAACGTAGAAAAAGCGCGCTTTGATAAAATTATTTCTTCTGAAGAGATCAAAGTTATTATCTCGGCACTAGGTACTGGTATCGGTAAAGATAACGTGAATGTTGATAAAATCCGTTATCACAAAATCATTATCATGACCGATGCCGACGTCGACGGTTCTCATATCATGACTCTGCTTTTAACGTTCTTCTATCGTCAAATGCCATTGGTACTTGAGCGCGGTTATGTGTATATCGCACAACCACCTTTGTACCGTGCTAAAAAAGGTAAAGAAGAAACATACTTAAAAAATGAAGCTGCTTTGACTGAGTATCTTTTGAGCTCGGGTCTTAACAACTTCAAAATCAAAGGCAAAGAAAACTTGCCTGAAGCAGATCTTCGTCAGTTGATCTTAAACATCCAGAAACTAAACAGTTTGATCCGTGTCTCTTCCAAGAAATACGACAAAGACGTTTTATATTTCATGTTAAGCAAAGTGGCTGATCTTGAAAAAACATTGAGTGATGAAGGCAAGTTGAAAACCGTTCTTGCTGACATGACGGCTTGGGTGAATGCGGATCCAAAACTTGGAATCACAGAATTCAAAGCGGAAGTAAAACAAGATGAAGCCACTGGGAAGCCATACGCAGACATCTATACTGTTCGCTATGCAGACCGCATGACAACAAAGTTCAGTCTGGACAGCTTGCGCTCTTCAGAAATGATCGAGCTTCGTAAAATCTGGGGTCAAATCCAAGGTATCAGTACACTTCCACTTACGATCATTGAGGGCGAAAACGAAGTGCAATTCGAAAGCTACAATGAGTTCTATGAACACGTTATGGAATCTACGAAAAAAGGAATCTACATCCAACGTTATAAAGGATTGGGAGAGATGAATCCGGAGCAGTTGTGGGAAACTACACTGAACAAGGAAAACAGAACTCTTCTAAGAGTTTCTATTGAAGACGCTGTTGCGGCTGATGAAACATTCTCTATCTTGATGGGTGAAATGGTTGAGCCTCGTCGTAACTTTATCCACGAAAATGCTCTACTGGCTCGTAGCCTTGACGTTTAATTTTTAGGTATTGGTGATTGAATATGGAAAATAGTAATCAAGAAAAAGGCGTCACGGTTGTCGATATCAGCAAGGAAATGCGTGGAGCATACCTTCAGTACTCGATGTCAGTTATCGTGGGTCGTGCACTTCCAGACGTACGTGATGGTTTAAAACCTGTACATCGTCGCGTTCTTTTCGCTCAAAGTGAAATGAACAACCGTCACAACAGACCGTATTTGAAATCTGCCCGTGTGGTGGGTGACGTGATCGGTAAATACCATCCACATGGTGACTCGGCTGTTTACGAAACAATGGTTCGTATGGCCCAGGATTTCTCTCTTCGCTACCCGCTTGAAGATGGTCAAGGTAATTTCGGTTCTATCGACGGCGACAGCGCAGCAGCCATGCGTTATACGGAAATCCGTATGACTCCGATGGCGGAAGAATTATTGAATGATCTTGAAAAAGAAACAGTAGCCTTCGGACCGAACTACGATGACTCTTTGCAAATTCCTTTGGTTTTGCCAGCGAAATTTCCAAATCTTTTGGTCAATGGTTCTTCAGGTATCGCGGTTGGTATGGCGACAAATATTCCGCCACACAACTTGGGTGAAGTGATTGATGGTACAATCCATTTGATCAACAACCCTACTTGCCAACTTGAAGACCTAATGGTGCACATCAAGGGACCAGACTTCCCTTCTGCCGGTGTGATCGCAGGACGTGAAGGTATCTTACAGGCTTACAAAAAAGGCCGCGGCATTATTTCACTTAAAGCCGTTGCGGAAATCGTTCCAAACAAAGACCGCGAAGATATCATCATCACGGAAATCCCATACCAAGTTAATAAAGCAAAACTTATCGAAAGCATCGCGGACCTAGTTCGTGATAAAGCAATCGAAGGTATCTCTGATATCCGGGATGAATCATCTCGTGAAGGTATGCGTATCGTGATCAATCTAAAACGTGGCGAAAACGCTTCCGTTATTTTGAATCGCTTGTACAAATTCACTCAAATGCAAGTGTCTGTTGGCATCATCATGCTGGCGCTTGATGCGAAAAACCAACCGGTTACTTTCGATTTGAAAGGCATGCTTGAGGCCTTCGTTGATCACCGTCGTGACGTCGTTACGAAGCGTTGTATCTTCGAACTTAAAAAAGCCCAAGAGCGCGCGCACATCTTGGAAGGTTTGAAAAAAGCCCTTGATCACATCGAAGAAGTTATCAAGACGATCCGTGCTTCTAAAGAAGCCCATGCGGCTCGTGAAGCCTTGATGTCTAAATTCGAATTCTCTGAACGCCAAGCGATTGCAATCCTGGAAATGCGTTTGCAACGTTTGACTGGTTTAGAGCGCGACAAAATCATCGAAGAACTTGCTGAATTACAAAAGCAAATTGACTGGTTAAAATTCGTTTTGGCTGACGTTCGTGAAATCTACAAAATCATCGTTGGTGAGCTTGAAGATATGAAAAAACGTTACGCTGACCCTCGCCGTACTCAACTGCAAGGCAGTCTAGACGATATCGAAGACGAAGATTTGATCGCTGACGAAGATATGGTTGTGACAGTCACAAACACAGGTCTTATCAAGCGTATGCCAACAGCTGAATACCGCGTTCAAAAACGTGGTGGTAAAGGCTTGAAAGGCATGGAAACAAAAGAAGAAGACTATGTAACAGACTTGTTCTCTGCTTCCACAAAAACGATGCTTCTAGTGTTTACTGATAAAGGTAAAGTGTACTGGGTGAAAGTTCATAAACTTCCACTTGGCAGCAGAACTTCAAAAGGTAAGTCATTGGCAAACGTTGTCCAACTTGCTTCGGGCGAAAGTGTTCGTGCAATTCTTCCAGTGGATGAATTCAACGAAAACAAATTCGCTGTTATGTTGACTGAAAAAGGTATCATCAAAAAAACGTCTTTGGATTCTTTTGCGAATCCACGAACTGCGGGTGTTATCGCTCTGACCACAGATCTTGATGACGGCATTATCGCTGTTAAAATTTCTGATGGTCAGTCAGACATCTTCATCGCAACAAAAGAAGGTATGTCGATTCGTTTCAACGAAAACGACGTGCGTGGAATGGGTCGTACAGCTCGTGGGGTGAAAGCAATCACACTTGCGAAAGACGACGTCGTTGTGGCGATGGAAGTACTGGAGAAAAATACTCCAGACACAATCTTGATGGTGACTTCGAAAGGTTACGGTAAACGTTCAGAAGTGGGCGAATACCGCGTTCAATCTCGTGGTGGTGTAGGTATCATCACTCAGAAAACAACGGACAAGGTTGGTAACGTTGTCGGGACTAAAAAAGTTTCTGAGAAACACGAATTGATCCTTTCAACAGACAATGGACAAGTTATCCGTATGAAAATGACGGATATCTCTGTTCTTGGTCGTAACACTCAAGGTGTTCGTTTGATTAACATCGACGAAAAAGACGAGACAGTAACTGGTTTGGCAGTGGTTGAAGACGATCAATCTGACGAAGCAGCTTCTAATCCGAATGCACCTGAAGGCGTAACTCACTAATATGATCAGAGGAGTACTGGCTGTAATATTCCTACTCCTCACCGCCTGCTCCACTCAGGAGCAGGGTGACTTTAAGACCGCAGAAAAAAATGTGTCTCAGGGTAACTATAAGGTCGCCCTGGAATACTTCGACCGGGTCATTCTTCGAAACAACAAATCTGAATATCCCATGGATGCGGCTCGTGAGGCTGCCCGTGTCGCTTTCTTTGAATTAAAAGACTATGAGCGTACGATTGGGTATCATCGATTTATCGTCCTCCATTCGAGCGATGAAAAAGAGCGCCTGCAATCACAAAAGCAGATTGCAGAGATCTACTTTAACAATCTTCAGAACTATCAGGCTTCGATTGTTGAATTCAGCAAACTGCAACAGATGCCTCATACAGATCTTGAGGCTTCTCAATATCAAATGAGTGTGGCGCGTGCGCACTACTACATGAATAACTTCTTCCAGGCGGAATCAGAGATCGATTCATTGCTGCGTTTAAAGTCCGACGACAATATTCGCTTCCAGGCATTGATGTTAAAAGGAAATATTCTGGTCGCTAAGAAAGAATTCAATAAAGCCACAGATATCTTTAAAGGTATTATCGAGAAATATCCACAACGTGCTGTTCAAGAAAATGTGGGACTGACGTTGGCCGTATGCTATGAGGAAAATGATAATTTCAAAGAAGCGATTAAGGTTCTTGAGGGTTATCGCGGAAAATACAGTCCGCCAGAATACATCGAGCTTCGAATCAAACGTCTGCAAGAGCGTATGAAAAATGCCCCGGGTGCGAAAGGCTTTAGGAAGTAATGAAAAAGTATATAATTTTTGCATCCATCGGCTTCGAACTTGTCGGCTTGATCATCGGGTGTTTTTACTTGGGCGAACTTCTGGATAGTAAGTATCAAACCAAAGGCATGGCCTTTGTTGGTTTGAGTTTGGCGGCCCTGGTGGGCTGGCTCGTCCGTGTGATTTGGCTTTTAAAACGCATGGATGCCCAAGAAGAAAAAGAAAACGCGAATAAGAAACCATAAATGAAAAGAGTTTTAATTTCTCAGGCCCTCATTACAGCCCTTGGCTACTTTGCCTTGCTGTTTTTTGCCGCGCCTAATCATGCAAACTCTTACGTCTGGGGCTCTTTAACCATCCTTTTAAGCTTTTCCATGATGGGCTTGGGGTACGGGCTCGTCTTCCGAAAGAAATTGGTTGCCCTAGGCGTCTCCCTCATTGTATTTAAGTACGCGATTTTAGGCATTATTATCTTCACTCTGGTTAAACTCGATTGGTTTTCATCAATCTGGTTTGCGATGGGTGTTGCTAGCTTTATTTTATCGGCAATTTACTATGCGATCAGTGAAGCTTTGAGAGAGGAAAGAGAAGATGGCGGCAGAACACCACCCGTTTAACTGGACACAGCTTATCCCTGCAGTTGGCGTTGAGTATTATCACATTGCAACTCTTGCGATCGCAACTGTAGCAACTATCGGTATCGGTTTGATGGCTCGTGCATCTTTGGGTAAAGGTGAAGTTGCAGTTCTTCCAGCTGACAAATTCTCTCTTCGCGGCATCATGGAGATGCTGACAGAGATGATGTCAGGTCTTTCAGAAATGGTTATCGGCGAGCACGGTAAACACTACGTTCCTTTCTTTACTTCCGTATTCTTCTTCGTCGTATTCAACAACTTGATCGGTATGATTCCGGGCATGACTCCGGCGACTGAAAACATCAATACGACATTCGGTTTCGGTATCTTGATGTTCTTGTTCTATAACTTCCAAGGTGTAAAAGAAAACGGTCCTATCGCTTACCTTAAACACTTTATGGGCCCAGTTATTTTCTTGGCTCCGTTGATGTTCGTAATCGAAATCGTTTCCCACTTGGTTCGTCCCTTCTCATTAGGTCTTCGTCTTGCGAACGTAATGATGGGTGACCATACGGTACTATCTGTATTCTTGGATCTAGTACCAATCGGCGTACCAATTCCATTCTATATGATGGGATTGTTCGTATGCTTTGTTCAGGCTTTTGTATTTACTTTGCTTTCAATGGTTTACGTAGCATTCGCGATTGCACACGACCACTAAGAAGCAAATATTTAACCGTTCTCTAAAGGAGACACACATGAAAAAAATGATCGTAACTCTAGTTGCTATGTTGGTATCTGTATCTGCATTCGCTCAAGAAACTGCTGCTCCAGTAGTTGCTGCAGCTGGCACTGACAAAGGTTTGGTAGCTATCGCTGCTGCTTTGGCAATCGCTTTGTCTGTATTCGGTGGCGCTTTGGCACAAGGTAAAACTGCTGCTACAGCTCTTGATGGTATCGCTCGTAACCCAGCGGCTTCTGGTAAACTTTTGATCCCAATGATCTTGGGTCTAGCTCTTATCGAGTCTCTAGTTATCTACGCGTTGATCATCGCTTTGAAACTTTCTTAATTCCTCGCGCTCTTAAGCGCAGTAATTAAAAAGATCAGAAATGATTTTTAAAAAGGCTGGGTTCATCCCGGCCTTTTTTATTTGGTACGGACCCACTTTGTCCACTCAGACGCTCCTTTAATCAAGTAAGTCCCTACCTCCTAAAGGTACGGCCTTACTTTATCCATCTACCCAAAATTGCCAGATTCAAAAAAATCAGGATTCTTAATCAAACAATTTATTTAAAATCAGCAATTTCTACTGCCGGAGCGGCAGTGCGGCCGTCCGCACCTTCTCAAATCCAATATAATATCTCTGCAGTTTCTTTTCCTATTTACCTTGCCCTTAGGACAACCTCGATAAATAACTCGAGGTTAGGATGAAGAACTGGCTTACCATCGGACAATTTGCGAAATCTATCGGTGTATCAGCGAAAGCTTTGCGTCTTTACGAAGATATGGGTTTGTTGAAATCCCATGTGCGTGGAGAAAACGGCTATCGATATTACGATGAATCGCAATTAGAAATCGCTCAACGTTTGAAAGACTTTAAAGACCTTGGATTTACTTTGGTAGAAATCAAATCTCTGCTAGAGGCCGATGAATCTTTAAATTCAGATAAGCTCGCAGATTCAATGCATGCACGCTTGAAAGTCATTTCACACCATGCAGAACTTTTGAAATCACAGAAGGAACAAATCGAACGTATCCTCTCCTCTTTGCAAAAGAAACAAGAGCCGCTTGAAGCGGAACAAAGGAGAGCGATCATGAGTTACTACGGTAAAGTTTCGATTCTTATCACTGGCTGTGACGGTTTAGAAAAAACTGCCTACTTCGTGCAGGAACATTTCAAAAAATCTGGCCAAGATGTTCCAGTATTGACGTGGTCGTTGGGCATGCAACTGCCTGAGCTGAAGCCTTATATTCTTATCCTTCCGGAAAAGTTTCTTTCATACGAAGAAATTCTGAAAATAAATGCTGATGTGATTGTTATTAAAAGTGTAAGCGTTCACTCCGATGAAATGGAAAAACGATATCTCAAATTATTCACCGAGGTAGGTCCGCATGTGACTACTGTGATTAATGCTGATGATCGCGCATCGGTTTCATTCGCAGCCCAAGAGGACGTTCGTAAGGGTCGAATCTTTTATTTCACGAAAAATCGTGCGCTTGAGCCGCAGATTAAACACATCGGTGGAGTTATCAGCAGCGGAGAATCCTTGGAGATATACGGATTTAATTTAAAATCAAAGGTAGAGATGCAATATAAACGCATTTTAGCTTTTGAAGAAGAGATTGCACTTGTGTCTTCATTCGCTGCAGTGATGTCGGTGGGGTTAGAAAAAGAAAATCTAACAAGTGCCATCGCACAGCTCAAATAAGCAAATTGCACAAAATAAAAAGGGCCGGTGTTTCCACCAGCCCTTTGCTTTATCGTTATATTACTACCCGATTATAGGTATTTGTTCACGACCGCTTCTACCCGGTCTTGGATGCGTTTCATACCTTCGGCAGTTGTTGCTTCATAACGAACAACCAATACCGGTTGCGTGTTGGAGGCGCGGCAAAGGGCCCAACCGTCCTCGAAGCTTAGGCGAATACCATCAGTCAAATTTACCTGGTAGTCTGCGCCTGGGCCGCCCTTGAAAGCTTCTTTCATTTTCTCGACGATCAAAACTTTTTTCTCTTCAGTCGTGTCGATGCGAATTTCTGGCGTGTTGAATGCTGGAGGCAAACCTTCAAGCAATTGTGGAATTGTTTTACCCGTTTTTGCCAGGATCTCTACCAGGCGAAGACCCGCGTAAGGTGCATCGTCGTAACCGAAGTTACGATCGGCAAAGAAGATGTGACCAGACATCTCGCCGCCGAATGGTGCTTTTTCAACTTTGATTTTTTCTTTGATCAAAGAGTGGCCCGTTTTCCACATGATCGGTTGGCCACCGTGTTTTGAGATGTCGTGGTACAGGCGATCAGAACATTTCACATCGCCGACGATTTTTGCGCCCTTGTTTGTTTCAAGAATTGCGCGGGATACGATGGTCATAAGCTCATCACCGTAAACCATGCGACCTGTGTGATCGACTACACCGATACGATCGGCGTCGCCATCAAAGCCGATACCACA contains these protein-coding regions:
- a CDS encoding tetratricopeptide repeat protein produces the protein MIRGVLAVIFLLLTACSTQEQGDFKTAEKNVSQGNYKVALEYFDRVILRNNKSEYPMDAAREAARVAFFELKDYERTIGYHRFIVLHSSDEKERLQSQKQIAEIYFNNLQNYQASIVEFSKLQQMPHTDLEASQYQMSVARAHYYMNNFFQAESEIDSLLRLKSDDNIRFQALMLKGNILVAKKEFNKATDIFKGIIEKYPQRAVQENVGLTLAVCYEENDNFKEAIKVLEGYRGKYSPPEYIELRIKRLQERMKNAPGAKGFRK
- a CDS encoding MerR family transcriptional regulator, coding for MKNWLTIGQFAKSIGVSAKALRLYEDMGLLKSHVRGENGYRYYDESQLEIAQRLKDFKDLGFTLVEIKSLLEADESLNSDKLADSMHARLKVISHHAELLKSQKEQIERILSSLQKKQEPLEAEQRRAIMSYYGKVSILITGCDGLEKTAYFVQEHFKKSGQDVPVLTWSLGMQLPELKPYILILPEKFLSYEEILKINADVIVIKSVSVHSDEMEKRYLKLFTEVGPHVTTVINADDRASVSFAAQEDVRKGRIFYFTKNRALEPQIKHIGGVISSGESLEIYGFNLKSKVEMQYKRILAFEEEIALVSSFAAVMSVGLEKENLTSAIAQLK
- a CDS encoding ATP synthase F0 subunit C; this encodes MKKMIVTLVAMLVSVSAFAQETAAPVVAAAGTDKGLVAIAAALAIALSVFGGALAQGKTAATALDGIARNPAASGKLLIPMILGLALIESLVIYALIIALKLS
- the gyrA gene encoding DNA gyrase subunit A; amino-acid sequence: MENSNQEKGVTVVDISKEMRGAYLQYSMSVIVGRALPDVRDGLKPVHRRVLFAQSEMNNRHNRPYLKSARVVGDVIGKYHPHGDSAVYETMVRMAQDFSLRYPLEDGQGNFGSIDGDSAAAMRYTEIRMTPMAEELLNDLEKETVAFGPNYDDSLQIPLVLPAKFPNLLVNGSSGIAVGMATNIPPHNLGEVIDGTIHLINNPTCQLEDLMVHIKGPDFPSAGVIAGREGILQAYKKGRGIISLKAVAEIVPNKDREDIIITEIPYQVNKAKLIESIADLVRDKAIEGISDIRDESSREGMRIVINLKRGENASVILNRLYKFTQMQVSVGIIMLALDAKNQPVTFDLKGMLEAFVDHRRDVVTKRCIFELKKAQERAHILEGLKKALDHIEEVIKTIRASKEAHAAREALMSKFEFSERQAIAILEMRLQRLTGLERDKIIEELAELQKQIDWLKFVLADVREIYKIIVGELEDMKKRYADPRRTQLQGSLDDIEDEDLIADEDMVVTVTNTGLIKRMPTAEYRVQKRGGKGLKGMETKEEDYVTDLFSASTKTMLLVFTDKGKVYWVKVHKLPLGSRTSKGKSLANVVQLASGESVRAILPVDEFNENKFAVMLTEKGIIKKTSLDSFANPRTAGVIALTTDLDDGIIAVKISDGQSDIFIATKEGMSIRFNENDVRGMGRTARGVKAITLAKDDVVVAMEVLEKNTPDTILMVTSKGYGKRSEVGEYRVQSRGGVGIITQKTTDKVGNVVGTKKVSEKHELILSTDNGQVIRMKMTDISVLGRNTQGVRLINIDEKDETVTGLAVVEDDQSDEAASNPNAPEGVTH
- the atpB gene encoding F0F1 ATP synthase subunit A, whose amino-acid sequence is MAAEHHPFNWTQLIPAVGVEYYHIATLAIATVATIGIGLMARASLGKGEVAVLPADKFSLRGIMEMLTEMMSGLSEMVIGEHGKHYVPFFTSVFFFVVFNNLIGMIPGMTPATENINTTFGFGILMFLFYNFQGVKENGPIAYLKHFMGPVIFLAPLMFVIEIVSHLVRPFSLGLRLANVMMGDHTVLSVFLDLVPIGVPIPFYMMGLFVCFVQAFVFTLLSMVYVAFAIAHDH
- a CDS encoding AtpZ/AtpI family protein gives rise to the protein MKKYIIFASIGFELVGLIIGCFYLGELLDSKYQTKGMAFVGLSLAALVGWLVRVIWLLKRMDAQEEKENANKKP